A stretch of the Halomonas sp. BDJS001 genome encodes the following:
- a CDS encoding TRAP transporter substrate-binding protein yields MRQRLREIIMKKSIAVGIIALTSIYSTSSWAESLVLRAGHSANLSEPYQKGLEKFAEVVERETNGEVTVQIFPNNQLGNEREMIEGLLLGTLDIAVPTNGVLTNFVSELSIFDLPFLFDDRQHMYRVMDGEVGERLAGSMQDNGFKLLGFYEAGVRHIVTQEPVNSIEDLERQSIRTMQIPAHVASFNAFGANASPLAYSELYAALESGVVDGAEAAFTNYQAQRFYEVAPYLAEVSWTTLVADLIMSEERFQSLPEDVQQAVMIAGKESAQYERQVYAEMDARIREELLSAGVEFTQPEIEPFRERSQAVYSEFVDTDQKQELLNVIEQLR; encoded by the coding sequence ATGCGTCAACGTCTAAGAGAGATAATTATGAAAAAATCTATAGCTGTTGGAATTATTGCACTTACCTCTATTTACTCCACGTCTTCTTGGGCTGAAAGCTTAGTGTTGCGCGCTGGGCACTCGGCCAACTTGAGCGAGCCTTATCAAAAGGGGTTAGAAAAATTCGCAGAAGTTGTCGAGCGCGAAACAAACGGCGAAGTTACCGTGCAGATATTTCCTAATAATCAGTTAGGTAATGAGCGCGAAATGATCGAGGGGTTGCTTTTAGGTACTCTGGATATTGCCGTTCCCACTAACGGTGTTTTGACCAACTTCGTTTCCGAATTGTCGATTTTTGATCTGCCTTTCCTGTTTGATGACCGTCAGCACATGTATCGCGTTATGGACGGCGAGGTTGGCGAGCGTCTGGCCGGTTCTATGCAGGACAACGGCTTTAAACTACTGGGCTTTTACGAGGCGGGGGTTCGCCATATCGTGACCCAGGAGCCGGTCAACAGTATCGAAGACCTGGAGCGCCAAAGTATTAGAACTATGCAGATTCCGGCCCATGTTGCCTCTTTCAACGCGTTTGGTGCTAATGCCTCGCCACTTGCTTACAGCGAGCTTTATGCGGCGTTAGAGTCTGGCGTGGTGGATGGCGCTGAAGCTGCCTTCACCAACTATCAGGCACAGAGGTTTTACGAGGTGGCGCCATATCTTGCCGAAGTGAGCTGGACCACGTTGGTTGCGGATCTCATCATGTCTGAGGAGCGCTTCCAAAGTCTGCCCGAAGATGTGCAGCAGGCTGTGATGATTGCAGGTAAAGAGTCCGCTCAATACGAGCGTCAAGTATATGCCGAGATGGACGCGCGCATCCGTGAAGAGCTTTTAAGTGCCGGTGTTGAGTTTACCCAGCCTGAAATCGAACCCTTCCGCGAAAGGTCTCAGGCGGTCTATAGCGAATTCGTCGATACGGATCAGAAGCAAGAGCTTTTGAACGTCATTGAGCAACTACGCTAG
- a CDS encoding TRAP transporter large permease, translating into MIMVMVLFVLLLIAGAPIVFTMGVSASLVLVGEGISSSIIPQRLFAGLDSFTIMAIPFFVLSGLLMERGGIARRMIDFATALVGWIRGSLLLVSVVSGTGLAAVSGSGSADTAATASLMLPEMRSRRYDIDFAAGLMAAAGSLGPVIPPSIMMIVLASVGNVSVGDMFIAGVVPGFLMALGLLLAGYFHARRYGGVYSQVQPFSLKELGATALRAIPAFLMPIIIIGGIVGGVFTPTEAASVAVATGLLVGLFIYKELKFRDLPRLMLRAASISASVMMIIAVANIFSWLVAREGAPQLLVGFLQSVSDNPWVFLALLNVGLIFVGMFMESIAAILILVPVLMPVAQSYGIDPLHLGVVIIINLSIGMITPPYGITLFVASSIAQRPIMRVAGKIILPLSFMLAVLLLATYVPSVVTALPDFFRTR; encoded by the coding sequence ATGATCATGGTCATGGTGTTATTCGTACTGCTTTTAATTGCCGGCGCCCCCATCGTTTTTACCATGGGCGTCTCGGCGAGTCTTGTGCTGGTGGGCGAGGGGATATCTAGCAGCATTATTCCCCAGCGTCTGTTCGCGGGTCTGGACAGTTTTACCATCATGGCCATTCCGTTTTTCGTCCTGTCAGGGCTTTTGATGGAGCGCGGCGGTATTGCACGTCGCATGATCGATTTTGCAACCGCGCTGGTCGGCTGGATTCGAGGGTCGCTGCTGTTGGTGTCCGTCGTATCGGGCACTGGCCTTGCAGCCGTGTCGGGTTCTGGCTCTGCGGATACGGCGGCCACCGCCTCTCTAATGCTGCCCGAGATGAGAAGTCGCCGTTACGATATCGACTTTGCCGCTGGTTTGATGGCCGCGGCGGGCTCTCTGGGTCCCGTCATTCCTCCCTCCATCATGATGATCGTGCTGGCCTCGGTAGGTAATGTTTCGGTAGGCGATATGTTTATCGCCGGTGTCGTACCAGGGTTTTTAATGGCGCTGGGGCTGTTGCTGGCGGGGTATTTTCACGCCCGGCGTTATGGCGGTGTGTATAGCCAGGTGCAGCCTTTCTCCTTGAAGGAACTGGGTGCGACCGCCTTGAGGGCCATTCCGGCTTTTCTGATGCCCATCATCATCATCGGAGGTATTGTCGGGGGCGTTTTTACTCCGACCGAAGCCGCCTCGGTCGCTGTTGCGACCGGACTTCTGGTGGGGCTCTTTATCTATAAAGAGCTCAAGTTTCGTGATCTGCCTCGCCTGATGCTGCGGGCGGCGAGTATTTCTGCCTCCGTGATGATGATCATTGCCGTGGCCAATATTTTCTCATGGTTAGTGGCCAGAGAAGGCGCACCCCAGCTATTGGTAGGCTTTTTACAGTCTGTGTCAGACAATCCCTGGGTATTTCTGGCGCTGCTGAATGTCGGGCTGATTTTTGTCGGAATGTTCATGGAAAGCATCGCCGCCATATTGATCCTGGTGCCGGTGTTGATGCCCGTGGCGCAGAGCTACGGTATCGACCCGCTGCATCTGGGCGTGGTGATCATCATCAACCTTTCCATCGGCATGATCACGCCGCCCTACGGCATCACGCTGTTTGTCGCTAGCAGTATCGCCCAGCGCCCCATCATGCGCGTAGCGGGCAAAATCATCCTGCCCTTGAGTTTCATGTTGGCCGTGCTTCTGCTGGCGACTTACGTCCCATCTGTCGTGACCGCCTTACCCGATTTTTTTAGAACCCGTTAA
- a CDS encoding aspartate aminotransferase family protein, producing MFGIKSKTPAETSSAPTAETPSKTALNQHYWMPFSANRDFRANPRVIAGAEGRYYIDDQGRKLFDSLSGLWTCGAGHNREEIQKAVAAQLGSLDFAPGFQIGHPLAFKLAEKVASLTPAGLDHVFFTNSGSEAADTSVKMAKAYWRLKGKPEKTRMIGRAKGYHGVNIGGTSLGGIGGNRKHYGQLMDVTHLPHTLQAGYAYTRGQAETGAELADALLDQIALHDASTIAAVIVEPMSGSAGVIVPPKGYLDRLREICSAHDILLIFDEVITAFGRSGATTGAEAFGVTPDIMNVAKQITNGAIPMGAVIASSEIFDTFMHAGGPQHAVEFSHGYTYSAHPVACAAGLAALDMMERENFPAQVTAIAPAFEQKLHALKGRNHVVDIRNYGLAGAIQLTPRDGDPIIRPRDAHMALWEAGFYVRYGGDTLQFGPPFGTTEAELERLFDAVATTLDSLA from the coding sequence ATGTTTGGAATAAAAAGCAAAACCCCCGCTGAAACCTCGAGTGCCCCGACAGCAGAGACGCCCTCAAAAACGGCGCTTAACCAGCACTATTGGATGCCGTTTAGCGCCAACCGCGATTTTCGTGCTAACCCGCGCGTTATCGCCGGGGCGGAAGGGCGTTACTACATTGATGATCAGGGCCGTAAGCTATTCGATTCCCTTTCCGGGCTTTGGACTTGTGGCGCGGGGCATAACCGTGAAGAGATACAGAAAGCCGTGGCGGCGCAGCTCGGCAGCCTCGATTTTGCCCCCGGTTTTCAAATTGGTCATCCGCTGGCGTTCAAGCTGGCGGAAAAGGTGGCTAGCCTCACGCCTGCCGGGCTGGATCATGTATTTTTCACCAACTCAGGATCTGAAGCCGCCGATACCTCAGTCAAGATGGCCAAAGCCTACTGGCGTTTAAAAGGCAAGCCGGAGAAGACTCGTATGATTGGCCGTGCCAAGGGCTATCACGGGGTGAATATTGGCGGCACCAGCCTGGGCGGTATCGGTGGTAATCGTAAACACTACGGCCAGTTGATGGATGTAACGCACTTGCCGCACACCCTTCAGGCGGGCTATGCCTATACCCGTGGTCAAGCGGAAACCGGTGCCGAGCTTGCCGATGCGCTGTTGGATCAAATCGCCCTGCACGATGCTTCAACCATTGCAGCGGTGATTGTCGAGCCCATGTCCGGTTCGGCGGGGGTGATTGTGCCGCCAAAGGGCTATTTGGATCGGCTGCGTGAGATCTGCAGTGCCCACGATATTCTGCTGATTTTTGATGAAGTCATCACTGCCTTTGGGCGGAGTGGTGCGACCACCGGCGCCGAAGCCTTTGGCGTCACGCCAGATATCATGAACGTGGCCAAACAGATCACCAACGGCGCTATCCCTATGGGCGCAGTGATCGCTTCAAGCGAGATTTTCGATACCTTTATGCACGCCGGTGGCCCCCAGCATGCCGTCGAGTTCTCACATGGCTACACCTATAGCGCTCACCCCGTAGCTTGCGCGGCGGGTCTAGCGGCGCTTGACATGATGGAGCGTGAAAACTTCCCTGCTCAAGTCACTGCCATTGCACCTGCCTTTGAGCAGAAGCTACACGCCTTGAAAGGCCGCAATCACGTTGTCGATATTCGCAATTACGGTTTGGCAGGGGCGATACAGCTAACACCGCGGGATGGCGACCCCATTATCCGCCCGCGGGATGCGCATATGGCGCTCTGGGAAGCGGGTTTCTATGTGCGCTACGGCGGTGACACGCTGCAGTTTGGCCCTCCGTTTGGCACTACTGAAGCCGAGCTAGAACGCCTTTTCGATGCCGTGGCGACGACCTTGGATTCGTTAGCCTAA
- the dapA gene encoding 4-hydroxy-tetrahydrodipicolinate synthase yields the protein MSQFAGTYSVLITPFDKDLEVDVERLRTFIDWQIEQGIHGLIPLGSTGEFLSMTDDERRLVAKTVIDQAGGRVPVLVGTGAENTNDVIRYSQEAEQLGADGLMIIPPYYSCPTEDELYHHYKQVSDAVSLPIMIYNNPNAANVDMMPETVARLAEIENVAYIKESTLEITRVRDILRLCGDKIGVFGGVLGFESYVEGAIGWVAVGSNVMPKEFADLYTTTVVEKDLDRAREVYRHILPVIDFVFGHRYVSGTKALLESMGKSVGHPRPPRLPSPSEDKAWADDIVRKLSLK from the coding sequence ATGTCCCAGTTTGCTGGTACTTATAGTGTTCTTATTACACCTTTCGATAAAGACTTGGAAGTCGACGTAGAGAGACTGCGCACGTTTATCGATTGGCAGATTGAGCAGGGCATCCATGGGTTGATCCCGCTTGGTAGTACCGGTGAATTTCTTTCGATGACCGACGACGAGCGCCGTCTGGTGGCCAAGACCGTGATCGATCAAGCCGGTGGTCGCGTTCCCGTGCTGGTAGGTACCGGCGCTGAAAATACCAATGATGTTATTCGTTACAGCCAGGAAGCCGAACAGCTTGGCGCGGACGGACTGATGATCATTCCGCCTTACTACAGCTGTCCCACCGAAGACGAGCTCTATCACCACTACAAGCAGGTATCCGACGCGGTCTCGCTGCCAATTATGATCTACAACAATCCCAATGCGGCCAACGTGGACATGATGCCCGAAACGGTGGCACGGCTTGCCGAGATCGAAAACGTGGCTTACATCAAGGAGTCGACGCTAGAGATTACGCGCGTGCGCGATATTTTGAGGCTATGCGGCGATAAGATAGGCGTGTTTGGCGGGGTGCTGGGGTTTGAATCCTACGTGGAAGGCGCGATCGGCTGGGTAGCGGTTGGCTCCAACGTTATGCCTAAGGAGTTTGCCGATCTATACACCACCACGGTGGTGGAAAAGGATCTGGATCGCGCCAGGGAGGTGTATCGCCACATTCTGCCGGTCATTGATTTCGTGTTCGGCCATCGCTACGTATCCGGCACCAAGGCGCTGCTCGAGTCGATGGGAAAAAGCGTTGGGCATCCGCGTCCTCCGCGCCTTCCCTCGCCCTCTGAGGACAAGGCGTGGGCCGATGACATCGTTCGCAAGCTTTCGTTGAAATAG
- a CDS encoding GntR family transcriptional regulator: MLAVNDWISYEQADHGGLSSVAYEAIMRMILARELSGGDIVQERRLADKLDMSRTPVREALRRLEAEGWLVRLNARTIGVKKIAINEYVAALQVRELLEPEAAALAAAKSQTKEIADWVERLDSIRLSKQVGLEQQWEFDQTLHMGIAQVTGNEVLLKIISELRKTTQIFENQTLPAKSFPGYDAHLAIINAIVEGDSDKARKAMYDHLRETKKNIFEAL, encoded by the coding sequence ATGTTAGCAGTGAATGATTGGATTTCTTATGAGCAAGCTGATCACGGAGGCCTTTCGAGTGTGGCCTACGAGGCTATCATGCGGATGATTCTTGCCCGCGAGCTTTCTGGGGGCGATATAGTGCAAGAAAGGCGCCTTGCAGATAAGCTGGATATGTCGCGTACCCCTGTACGTGAAGCCTTAAGACGACTTGAGGCAGAAGGTTGGCTTGTACGCTTGAATGCACGCACCATTGGCGTGAAAAAAATCGCCATCAATGAATATGTGGCTGCACTACAGGTACGAGAGCTACTCGAACCCGAGGCGGCTGCTCTGGCAGCGGCTAAATCACAAACCAAGGAAATCGCGGACTGGGTCGAGAGGTTAGATTCAATTAGGCTTTCTAAACAAGTGGGGCTTGAGCAACAGTGGGAGTTTGATCAAACACTGCATATGGGGATCGCACAGGTCACCGGCAACGAAGTGCTTCTAAAAATTATTTCTGAACTGAGAAAAACGACGCAGATTTTTGAAAACCAGACGCTGCCCGCCAAATCTTTCCCTGGGTATGACGCACACTTGGCGATAATCAATGCCATCGTAGAAGGCGATTCTGATAAGGCGCGTAAGGCAATGTACGATCACCTACGTGAAACGAAGAAAAATATTTTTGAAGCTCTCTAA
- a CDS encoding FAD-dependent oxidoreductase, translated as MDALGSRISKKAKEITFTFEGKKVSALEGQSLGAALVGAGHLSQREGRLGGTHGHYCGMGACFECLVSVDGRSGMRACMTPVQQGQTVKRHPYKTPFDIDAQRQSSTRAASLEVVAIDVLVIGGGPAGLQAALSAREAGASVLLIDERTSLGGQYFKQLSSAYSTKDGNAPDKQMQAGRALIKKLEQADVQQWRNTLVWGAFRERFDQMRIGVERNGQALIVEPQAIVIATGATERPYPVPGWTLPGVMTTGGLQTLLRSYRTAPPGPILVAGNGPLNLQVAAELVSAGVEVAGVVESAKLTSLTAFTQTGQATRHSPSLIGAGLGYLLTLKRARVPIFDGYAIAAIKGEIAVESVVLAPVTSEGELGQPTRQLDVKAVGLGYGFQPQAEISRLLGVEHHYAPATASALKVLSAERAADGSCNVEGVFVAGEAGGFGGAQLALAQGALSGITAAKYCGYHTNAPSSSWQARQRQHRRFQQALWGAFASPLKPLAGVTDDTIICRCEGITAKEILSGRDACSDVALIKRQTRAGMGRCQGRYCASTVSMLIATDQKSGSQFDLPAPQNPIKPVAIGALAIEKGEWAGHRRVTPPVTPARHQPIDSRPLIEVDVLVIGAGVAGSSTAMELAKQGVEVAVLDRGLPNGQASGANAGSLHVQLLSFDFGTKAERGGGPAASTLPLQKASASLWEALACELDSDIEFKRSGGIMVAESDAQMRFLERKATLERSLGIDTQIVGRGDIERKLPAITDAVVGGAWCSEEGKINPLLATPALVRAAKQAGARFFTGDGVHKVEHANGRWVVTTISGCRYRANKVVNAAGAWAGEIGKLAGVHVPVHAAPLQMIVTEAAEPIVDVLLAHADRHLTLKQAANGNVIIGGGWPAGLSIPFGYQRPLLESIEGNLWVAQHVLPALNQLRVLRTWAAININIDGAPILGEVEHRPGFYNAVTSNGFTLGPLVGRITADLITRGKSDWDLTPFSLNRFEGQPVT; from the coding sequence ATGGACGCGCTGGGAAGCAGGATCTCTAAAAAAGCTAAAGAGATAACCTTTACCTTCGAAGGCAAGAAGGTCAGCGCCCTTGAAGGCCAAAGCCTGGGGGCCGCACTTGTTGGCGCTGGCCACCTGTCTCAGCGAGAAGGCCGTCTGGGGGGAACCCATGGACATTATTGCGGCATGGGCGCCTGTTTCGAGTGTCTGGTCAGCGTCGACGGCCGCTCCGGCATGCGCGCCTGCATGACGCCTGTTCAGCAGGGCCAGACGGTCAAGCGACACCCCTATAAAACCCCGTTCGATATCGATGCGCAACGTCAAAGCTCTACCCGAGCTGCTTCGCTTGAGGTGGTGGCGATTGATGTACTGGTCATCGGCGGAGGGCCCGCCGGTTTACAGGCTGCGCTCTCGGCGCGCGAGGCGGGGGCGAGTGTACTCTTGATTGATGAGCGCACAAGTCTTGGCGGACAGTATTTCAAGCAGCTATCATCGGCCTATTCGACAAAAGATGGCAATGCGCCGGATAAGCAGATGCAGGCGGGCCGCGCGCTAATCAAAAAGCTTGAACAAGCGGACGTTCAGCAGTGGCGTAACACTCTGGTCTGGGGGGCATTTCGCGAGCGCTTTGATCAGATGCGAATTGGGGTCGAGCGAAATGGTCAGGCGCTGATCGTCGAACCCCAGGCTATTGTCATTGCCACCGGCGCCACAGAGCGGCCCTACCCCGTACCCGGTTGGACGCTTCCCGGAGTGATGACCACTGGCGGCCTGCAAACTCTACTGCGCTCCTACCGCACGGCACCACCCGGCCCTATTCTGGTCGCGGGCAATGGGCCGCTCAACCTGCAGGTTGCGGCGGAACTGGTCTCGGCGGGCGTCGAAGTGGCGGGGGTAGTGGAAAGTGCAAAGCTGACGTCACTAACTGCATTTACGCAGACTGGTCAGGCGACTCGCCATTCGCCGTCCTTGATCGGCGCCGGGCTTGGCTACCTGCTTACTCTCAAGCGTGCCCGCGTTCCTATTTTCGATGGCTACGCTATTGCGGCGATCAAGGGCGAAATTGCCGTCGAAAGCGTGGTGCTGGCGCCGGTTACTTCCGAGGGAGAACTGGGACAACCGACCCGGCAGCTTGACGTTAAAGCGGTAGGTCTTGGCTATGGCTTCCAGCCGCAGGCCGAAATCAGCCGGCTGCTAGGGGTCGAGCACCACTACGCGCCCGCCACGGCTTCAGCCCTCAAGGTGCTTTCAGCTGAGCGCGCGGCGGATGGCAGCTGTAACGTCGAGGGCGTTTTCGTTGCCGGTGAGGCCGGCGGATTCGGCGGCGCCCAGCTAGCTCTCGCCCAGGGAGCACTTTCGGGCATTACCGCTGCCAAGTACTGTGGTTATCACACGAATGCTCCCTCCTCGTCCTGGCAAGCTCGGCAACGACAGCATCGGCGTTTTCAACAGGCGCTGTGGGGCGCCTTTGCATCGCCGCTCAAGCCGCTGGCGGGCGTTACCGACGATACGATCATCTGCCGCTGCGAAGGCATTACTGCCAAAGAGATTCTGAGTGGACGCGATGCGTGTAGCGACGTAGCTTTGATCAAACGTCAGACCCGCGCGGGTATGGGGCGGTGCCAAGGGCGTTACTGCGCCTCGACGGTTAGCATGCTGATCGCCACCGATCAAAAATCGGGCAGTCAGTTTGATCTGCCGGCACCGCAAAATCCGATCAAGCCGGTTGCCATTGGGGCCCTGGCCATCGAAAAGGGCGAGTGGGCCGGGCACCGGCGCGTGACGCCGCCTGTCACTCCTGCTCGTCATCAGCCTATCGATTCTCGACCTCTTATTGAGGTCGACGTACTGGTGATCGGCGCTGGCGTTGCTGGAAGCTCTACCGCCATGGAGCTGGCTAAACAAGGGGTGGAGGTGGCGGTACTCGATCGCGGTCTGCCCAATGGTCAGGCATCCGGCGCCAACGCGGGTAGCCTACACGTTCAGCTACTGTCGTTTGATTTTGGTACGAAAGCTGAAAGGGGAGGTGGCCCCGCCGCCAGCACGCTGCCGCTTCAAAAAGCCAGCGCCTCGCTTTGGGAGGCCTTGGCTTGTGAGCTCGATAGCGATATCGAGTTCAAGCGCAGCGGTGGCATCATGGTGGCTGAAAGCGATGCGCAGATGCGCTTTCTTGAAAGAAAAGCGACATTGGAGCGCTCGCTGGGAATCGATACACAAATTGTCGGCCGTGGCGATATCGAGCGTAAGCTGCCCGCGATTACTGATGCTGTGGTCGGCGGGGCGTGGTGTAGCGAGGAGGGGAAAATTAACCCGTTGCTCGCCACCCCCGCCCTGGTTCGGGCGGCCAAGCAGGCTGGGGCGCGTTTTTTTACCGGCGATGGGGTGCATAAGGTGGAACACGCCAATGGTCGGTGGGTGGTCACCACCATTAGCGGCTGTCGCTATCGTGCCAACAAGGTAGTGAACGCCGCCGGCGCCTGGGCGGGTGAGATCGGCAAGCTGGCCGGGGTGCATGTGCCCGTTCATGCGGCCCCTTTGCAGATGATCGTCACCGAAGCCGCCGAGCCCATTGTAGATGTGTTGCTTGCCCACGCCGATCGTCATCTGACGTTGAAGCAGGCGGCCAACGGAAACGTAATCATAGGCGGCGGCTGGCCGGCGGGGCTGAGTATACCCTTTGGTTACCAGCGCCCGCTTCTGGAAAGTATCGAAGGCAATCTGTGGGTCGCCCAGCACGTGTTGCCAGCGTTGAATCAGCTGCGCGTGCTGCGTACCTGGGCGGCGATCAATATCAACATTGATGGCGCGCCCATATTGGGAGAGGTAGAGCATCGCCCGGGCTTTTACAACGCCGTCACATCCAATGGCTTTACCTTGGGGCCGTTGGTTGGCCGGATCACGGCAGATTTGATTACGCGTGGCAAGAGCGATTGGGATCTAACGCCTTTTTCGCTCAATCGTTTTGAAGGGCAGCCGGTCACATGA
- a CDS encoding TetR/AcrR family transcriptional regulator, producing MARTQDEIRQTNVKKILLAAEQLFAEKGYAGASMGEIAQMAELPKSNVHYYFSTKKALYQDVLLELLEVWKQDALCFELYDDPRVVLSTYIRAKMNHSRNRAHGSKVWAAEVMQGAPILKESLRDNLYEWAKLKESKIREWVESGQINPVEPSYLLYMIWASTQHYADFDYQIYLLNDDQPLDDLQFEKAVQSVTSVILRGIGLTA from the coding sequence GTGGCAAGAACCCAGGATGAAATTCGCCAGACCAACGTTAAGAAGATTCTCTTAGCCGCGGAGCAGCTATTTGCCGAAAAAGGCTACGCCGGTGCCTCTATGGGGGAAATCGCCCAGATGGCCGAACTTCCCAAGTCCAACGTGCACTACTACTTCTCCACCAAAAAAGCCTTGTACCAGGATGTGTTACTGGAGCTTTTAGAGGTCTGGAAGCAGGACGCGCTCTGCTTCGAGCTCTACGATGACCCCCGCGTGGTGCTCTCCACCTATATTCGCGCCAAGATGAACCACTCCCGCAATCGCGCCCACGGCTCGAAAGTATGGGCGGCCGAGGTGATGCAGGGCGCGCCGATCCTCAAAGAGAGCCTGCGCGACAACCTCTACGAGTGGGCCAAGCTTAAAGAGTCGAAAATCCGCGAGTGGGTCGAGTCAGGTCAAATCAACCCCGTCGAGCCTTCCTACCTGCTCTATATGATCTGGGCCTCCACCCAGCACTACGCCGACTTCGACTACCAGATCTATCTGCTCAACGACGATCAACCGCTGGATGACCTGCAGTTCGAAAAAGCCGTGCAGTCGGTCACCTCGGTGATTTTGCGCGGCATTGGGCTGACGGCTTGA
- a CDS encoding TRAP transporter small permease, whose protein sequence is MAPIVQVAERVLHGIRFLIAVCVVVLFSYMVVAILTLVAGRYVFGFSVAGAAETATFAQIWVIFLAAGIAMREKLHIGVDILYDVLPDILKRITALFILLLGSWFLWLAILASQRLLQIGQIQTSSALGIPMWIPYLSLPVGLGYFFLEFSIAYLKKIFAKDSADNNNEETAL, encoded by the coding sequence ATGGCACCTATAGTGCAAGTGGCTGAGCGAGTGCTGCACGGTATCAGGTTCTTGATTGCCGTATGTGTCGTTGTCCTTTTCAGCTATATGGTCGTCGCAATACTGACGCTTGTGGCAGGACGGTATGTCTTCGGATTTTCCGTGGCTGGTGCGGCAGAAACGGCTACCTTCGCCCAGATATGGGTTATCTTTTTGGCCGCCGGTATTGCCATGCGTGAAAAGCTGCATATTGGCGTTGATATCCTGTATGACGTTTTGCCCGATATTCTCAAGCGAATTACAGCACTTTTTATTCTGCTTTTGGGCAGCTGGTTTTTATGGCTCGCTATTCTCGCCAGTCAGCGGCTACTTCAAATTGGCCAGATTCAGACTTCGTCGGCATTGGGTATACCCATGTGGATACCTTATCTCTCCCTGCCGGTAGGGCTTGGCTATTTCTTCCTCGAATTCAGTATTGCCTATTTAAAGAAGATTTTCGCTAAAGATAGCGCTGACAATAATAATGAGGAAACCGCATTATGA
- a CDS encoding CoA-acylating methylmalonate-semialdehyde dehydrogenase, with protein sequence MSNVSHLINGELVQSQRTLDVTNPSTGKVIRQVADANAADVERAIAAAQAAFPAWRDTPPAKRAQVMYRFKQLLEDNANRLVQLVSEEHGKTPEDAMGELKRGIENVEYACGVPELLKGEYSHNVGPGIDAWSNFQPLGVVAGITPFNFPAMVPLWMYPMAIACGNTFILKPSEKDPSAAMAVAELLQEAGLPKGVMNVIHGGREAVETLLDAKAVKAISFVGSTPVAEAIYSRGSAAGKRVQALGGAKNHAVVLPDADLENAANTLMGAAFGSCGERCMAISVAVCVGDETANRLVETMLPKIAQLKVGPGTKKDLDMGPLVTAEHRAKVLSFIEDGVSAGATLVADGRDLQVAGYEEGYFMGGCLFDNVTAEMRIYQEEIFGPVLCVMRVASLDDAMQLINDHEYGNGTCLFTRDGEAARRFTDAIEVGMVGVNVPLPVPVAYHSFGGWKRSLFGDLHAYGPDSVRFYTRRKAVSQRWPSVSEATRAEFSFPANQS encoded by the coding sequence ATGAGTAATGTTTCCCACCTGATTAACGGTGAATTAGTACAAAGCCAGCGGACGCTGGACGTAACCAATCCCTCAACGGGCAAAGTGATTCGCCAAGTGGCGGATGCCAATGCAGCCGACGTAGAGCGTGCCATTGCCGCTGCCCAGGCGGCATTTCCTGCTTGGCGCGATACCCCGCCAGCCAAGCGCGCCCAGGTGATGTACCGCTTTAAGCAACTGCTCGAAGATAACGCTAACCGCCTGGTGCAACTGGTTAGCGAAGAGCATGGCAAAACCCCGGAAGACGCTATGGGGGAGCTCAAGCGTGGCATTGAGAACGTTGAGTACGCCTGCGGCGTACCGGAACTCCTCAAAGGCGAGTACTCCCACAACGTAGGGCCAGGTATTGATGCGTGGTCTAACTTTCAGCCGTTAGGCGTGGTGGCGGGCATCACGCCGTTTAACTTCCCCGCCATGGTGCCACTGTGGATGTACCCCATGGCAATCGCCTGCGGCAACACCTTTATCCTCAAACCCTCGGAGAAGGATCCTTCAGCGGCGATGGCGGTAGCTGAACTGCTACAAGAGGCGGGGCTGCCGAAAGGCGTCATGAATGTGATACACGGTGGACGCGAAGCGGTGGAAACGCTGCTGGACGCCAAGGCCGTAAAAGCCATTTCCTTTGTTGGCTCAACGCCGGTCGCGGAAGCGATCTATAGCCGGGGCTCTGCTGCGGGCAAACGCGTTCAGGCTCTAGGTGGGGCGAAGAATCATGCTGTCGTGCTGCCGGATGCCGATTTAGAGAACGCCGCCAATACGCTAATGGGCGCAGCATTTGGTAGCTGCGGCGAGCGCTGCATGGCGATCTCGGTGGCGGTGTGCGTCGGCGATGAAACGGCCAATCGTTTAGTCGAAACCATGCTGCCTAAAATTGCCCAACTGAAAGTTGGCCCCGGCACTAAAAAAGATCTGGATATGGGCCCGCTGGTGACCGCCGAGCATCGCGCTAAAGTGCTCAGTTTTATCGAAGATGGTGTAAGCGCTGGTGCAACGCTGGTCGCAGACGGCCGTGATCTGCAAGTCGCAGGCTACGAGGAGGGCTACTTCATGGGTGGCTGCCTGTTCGATAACGTCACCGCCGAGATGCGCATTTACCAGGAAGAGATTTTTGGGCCGGTGCTCTGTGTCATGCGGGTTGCTAGCCTTGATGACGCCATGCAACTGATTAACGACCACGAATACGGCAATGGCACCTGCCTGTTCACCCGCGATGGCGAAGCTGCCCGTCGCTTTACCGACGCTATCGAGGTTGGCATGGTCGGGGTGAACGTGCCGCTACCAGTGCCCGTGGCCTACCACAGCTTTGGCGGTTGGAAGCGCTCACTGTTTGGTGATCTTCACGCCTACGGCCCGGATTCAGTGCGCTTCTACACCCGCCGCAAAGCCGTTTCCCAGCGCTGGCCGTCGGTTAGCGAAGCGACCCGTGCGGAGTTCTCGTTCCCCGCCAATCAAAGTTGA